The nucleotide window aatcattttgcgcCTTTCGCGAGCCTCATAATTGATGACAAGTCACTAAGACATCTCTTCATtcttgaattctttttttttgaacTGAGTCCAAAAAGGCTGGGTTTGACGTCATTATCGGTCTCAGTTATTGGAAATCTTAAAGAAAAGGCCTTTCCACAAAGACACTAGATCGTATATCTTACTTCACAATCCCTTAGTACAGGATGCACTAATTTGCACGCTAGCAAAGAAAGATCCACCTGAGATGTCACGGAAGGCCTGGCAGGAAATATGCAACTTTCAAATAAGTGTGCTGTTGTTAGATTTATTAAGTTGAGCTAAGTTTacgttgaaaatgaaaaaatgcattttacagAGTGAATGAAATGGCGAAAACTTGTACATGTGAGGAAATCAATTTAACTTGCTCTCAGTTTGGATAAAAGTCCCGCCTGACTGGTGAGTGCTCATCAAGCAGACTTTGCCCACTCAAGTGTCGGGCCTGTGCTTCTCTGGCCGATGAGTGGTCAAGCTTACCGCCTACGCTCGTACGTGATCGTATGTGAAATGAACAATAGACTCTGTTTAACGAAAAACATAGCAGGCAATGCAAACTCACGAAAACaagaaataacaatttattCCACGTGCTATAAGCTATCCCCGGATGCTCCAACGAGTTTATTTTAAATTAGCGTGCTACTTGTCAAAGGAAAGGTATAAGAAGTCAAGCAAGTGATATTCGACCGTGGTCAATTAACTGCCCGCAATCGGAAGCGACCTCTCGAATCTTGAATAGACCCTTTTTACAGTCTGTGACGCCATCTTGTCCGGCCTAGAGGGGACAGACAGCATACCGTCAAATACATTCCAAGGATAAAGTATTAAAATTTACTAGCCACCTGAATTAGGAATTTATGATCATTGATCAGATTCAAAGAAAATGGAACTCGTGATAGTTACAAGTTAGCAAAAATTGCATTTTCGTAGAAACGTGTATAGCGCTAGGGGTGCAAATGGTAGTGGGGTTTAGGTTTGTAGTTTGGGTCATGCAGCTGTGCGAGTCATCGTACGGCCAACCATCCCTTTGCTaagttttttcatttcatgAGGTGACCTCAGCATGTTTGTTCTTTCGACATCTTAGCAGCATCGATATAAAAGTTTTCCTTACGCTATGACTGGCATTGCCTTGGTCGAGGGCACACGTTCTCAGTTTATTTTCAAGCCGCCGGCATTTAAGTGTTTTCGTGTGCTTTAGTTTTCTTCAGCATCTATACACCTTAACATCTATGAGAATTTGAAACATGTACGGAAAAGCAGAGCATGGGAATCTTAGGATCATTTCAGCTCCAGGCTGTATTAAGTatcaaattattttctttcctctATTCTCTAATTTACGTATAGGTGATTAGGTACAAAGCGAATAAACgtgtcttgtcttgtcttgtcttgaggtcgatataggggcacgcgttCCCTTCTTTTCAATATGCCTCAGTTTTATCTCTATTTAGTCGTAAAGGATCAAGTCTATGCAGCAAACTTCGgtggatttttattttctgttacTTGTTCATCgatctgcatttgcatttagATTTGACCACCTCTTTTGTAATATATTCAGTGAACAAAAAATTAGGCCGTACCGAGCGGGCGCCGTTTCCACATCGGCCCAGGAGCGAGCTGACAGTCCACAATTCTTGTTTCGTATGTTATTGAAGGTCTGGCCATAATTAACTATGTTTTGGCTCCTTTGTGACTTTTCTGAGTGATATATTGAAATATAATTTGGAGTGTTGTTTTTACTTATTCAGCCGGAGGGAGCCTGGTTTTGGCTGATGAGAGCATTGAGCACGAATTTTTAAGAACTGAGGAGCTGGGTACGAGCGGTGCGCTAACCGCGGAATATTCAAGATGGAAGACGAAGGGCTGCAAAAAGTCTCTAAACGACTCGGGATTACCTCAAGAGATATTTTGGAAAAAGCTGCCGAATTTCAACGTCTGTTGGAAGTTCGCAACTGTTCCTTGCCATTAACAAGCATGGCAAAGCCAGTTATTTGCCTCGAAATTGCTGCACACAGTTCACAAGTTCCAGTGGACAAGGTATTTTTAGATTTATTGGTGTACCGATGTAACTCACTCTTCGACTCTTACTACATTGTCGACTCGTTACCAATGAGCGTAGCTGCTAAGTAAGCGAGATTGAAAATCCTAAGGACCTGGCCCCTGTCGCTCAAAAGTTCAATAGTGCTATCCTTAATATTAAATTACTCCAAAAACTTCTCGATTTATCAAACAGATagctataggtggtttgcagccaatctctagggacacaggtAACAATgttgcaatgtacaattgctggtggacgaacaaaaggacctaatgagaaatcttttgttttcgtccaccaacatggcggctatgacgtaacgtgaaaaccacctatagttCTAGCCACAACTGGGGCGTCCATGATAGGAACGTCACTCTATGCCTCGATGGGGTCGTGGGGTTGGGGGATGGTAGTCAATGTAATGCATATTTTATaacaaattattaattatttagttttgttttctgaaAAGATGGTCAGCTGCTGAATGATGCTTTAGAATGTTTTTGCAAATACGACCAGCGGCCGTGGGGATTTCCTGCAAGGAAAAATTGAATTTGCATAGACATAAAGTTCGTTTCCCTCCCTGGATTTGTGTGGAACACCAATGAACCAGGGTTTCTTTGCTTTGAAACTGCAACATCACAATTTTGACTGCATGTGAAAGTACTGTCTCCATAAGTAGTTCAGACAAAGTCAGGTCTGCTCAAATGCTGTTTGTAAACCAGAGCAGTGGGTAGTGACTGTGAATGTAAagaagtttctttgaaataagaAGTCAGAATGAGGTATAAATATTGTAAAAAGCTCATAACTAGTTCTTACCAACCCAGTTCACGTGCCACACTGTAAGTTACATGTTTTTTCACttcatgaattgaagtggaaaaacaaGGTGCTGTAACTAACTGTATGGACTGAGAAAATGAGGTTAGTAAGATTTTTATTGTATCTCTAAGTCCTGGAAACCAAACTGACGTGGAAAGCATATCACAAAGTCAAGCGGTCCATAATTTAGAATACGCCccactaaatcaaccaatcacagcacatTTTTTCCCTGAGAGATATAACAAAGGCTGGCACACTGCAATGGTATGTAATGTATGAGTGGCATCCAGGTTCTGATGCAGTGGCTTATGTCATACTGGGGACAGGAGGGAGTGGTTTTTGTCGTCTCGGCGGGACAGGCTAGCTCCTTCTACTGCAATGCTGCATAGCCTTTCAAAGCAAAGCAACTGCTGCAAAAGAAAGCTTTATTAAGGATGAAGCTGTACTGCTTTTTTAGCCAAAGCCATTCTCATTGAAAGAAAATGTATGCATCCCAGAACTGTAAATTTAGTCAaatatttttaatgaaaaagtGTGAAGAGAgtacttttacttgatatgtttataaaataaaattattaatgctATTTATTTTGTGACTGTATTCTGTTCTTATCACAGAGGGTGGCAATTCGACTTTCTGGAATGAATAAGAAGTCATACATAGATGCCTTTAAAATAATCGAATGCTTGTTGGAGCAACAGAAGGAATTTACCATATCAGATCTTGCTGTGCAGTTTGGGTGTATGGAGGCTTCTAATCTGGGTCAACGAATATATGAAAGGTGAAAAGCTTTCTGCTTTCCTTTTCATCAATCTTTAGAATCCTATGAGTGTGCAGGGAGAAAACTTAATTCTTACATACCAGggctcaaagtttatttttgggtTAGGGAGCACTTGTGCTACCAGGTGTAAATTTCTAGGTGCACTGGCAAAATTTTTAGGCGCACGGTGGACTCCGTCGCCGAGATGCACACATTTGAAAGGCAGCCTTCACTAGCACCTATCAGCGGAGTCGTTGAAAAACCGAAAAGGGTATGGGATGGAATGGAAACAGTGCATTAACCGCAGGGAAAAAcgacaaataaaacacacagTTATTCAAGGAAAAAGATGTAACTTTATTGTTTGGAGCCTGAATGTGTCATACCTAGGATTGGATTTATTATTTCAAGGTTCCGTTTCATGTCTAACTTGTTGAAGTACACAAGGATGGTCAGGTGAGAAAGCAGAGTTGAGAGGCGATGATTTCAGTCACACTAAACTCCGGGATTTTTAAGTGCGCAAGTGCGATCACTCATGATTATTAGGCGTACAATTAAAAATCTAGTCGCATGTGCGACCAGCTGTCGCTAATTTTGATCCCTGCATGCAACATATACAGCAAAAATGATAACTGTTTCTCTCAACCAGTTACAAGAAAGATGTTGTTCAAGATTTGGAGGAAATGAGCCAGTCAATCTTTGTGGGAACTGCCCTGTACACTGCTTGTAGGTATGTTAAAAAGGGAAATGTGAGCTTGAAAAAAGTTGCTTTGTTATGTGAAATCACCATTgcagtcatcatcatcatcaacactCTTCCATTATTGATTTAACAATTACTTCATGCATCAGCGTGCGTActgtatgtcgagatattgaaaATGTGGGATatttggagagcacgaaagaggcgtaagagttTGCACAAGGTGCAGCCGAGTGCAACTCTAGCCTCTTGAGtgcaaatttgaagcattatcaacgagctgttagtttgatgAGGTCATTAGCATGCTCAATAAGAGTATGAAGCATGCTCGCTATAATTTGCTTTGAAGCCGTCATTAAGGGTTAagcagggttgtatataagagctgGCGAAGTttgccggcttctctgccaggtttcgccggctactttcattgcttcacgagtctaaatatgtcaaggagatggacccacaactgtctacttttcacaaaactccggctacttaaaaaacttaaagaaaacgctggTTAAGGATGGTATaatctttttaatttcttgcaataaaagtgacatttttgctatttctctttttaaaggcatcaaaagataaaaatagatAAGACAAAATTATTGAATGCTCTTGGTGCCAAGAGATCAACCTTTGACAGTCTTCACAAGAAGATGGAGAAAATCATCCCCTCTTTGGAATCCGGTGAGGATGCTTCAGTTGCTCTCAAATCTAATTTAACCAATAAGATTTTATTGAATGGGGGTGCTTAATGAAGGTAAGAGACCTAACTTGTGTCTTGTAACGTTGTGAAAGAAGTCTTTAATATATGCAAGAGAAAATGGTTACAAAAAACTCTCACTTTTATATGCAACATCTGCTTGATTAGTAGTAAACCAATataattaagttattattaataaaatttTTAAAGTAAAATTAGCAGAGCCAGTAATGTTAGTGATCAAAGCAGATGAAAAAGCAGACCATTTGACCGTAAGCCCCTCACTGGAGTTGTCATTACAGTGGCTTATTTGCATTAGAGTAGCTTTGAAATGACTGGAGATTGCAATCGTgtttattattacttttgatAGTTATTTGAAACATGCTCTATCAACTGCATTGATAATAAATATTTAGTTTATTGTTCCTCTAGAGATACTGCAGTTTCTTTAAAACTAAGCACTTTTTTCTTGGGTTGTAATAAAATAGGAGTTTCTTCCACTCACTCACTCATGTTGAATTTTTTCTGATGGATGTGATGAATATAACTGATAGATGCgtattattgcattttttttgcagttgaGCACAATAAAAAGACCTCAAAAAGAGGCCACAGTCTTCTGGACAAAGTAAATGAAATAGTAGAAGGTGGGTACGGTGCAAGCAGTAATGTTTGCTGGAGGATTGTTTTTGGATAGTCCTCTTGTGAATACATTTTTGTACATTATTGCTTGGTCCCTGCTATCTTTCTCTCTCCTTAAGGGTGGCCACTTTGCTTTGTATGATGAATTTAATagcttttgattttttttttttactcaaaAGAAAGTTCATCTCCAAAAGATGGCAAAACCAACATACCTTACCAGCTCAAGATCTTAAAACCGCAACAAAATTAGACTGAAATGTTTCAGTTGCCAAGCTAGAtgaaattgttcagtttttttttttcattttattggcAATTTAATGCAGGTTTGGCTATAAACTGGGATCAGCAGGTCTTTTAATGCAAATAACGTTGTCATTTGTCCCTCAAAAACGCCGTTTCGCGTGTTTGGTTATAGTTGGTGATACATTGGGTGCCTAAATctggacattttttttaattagacaattttaattataaaaaactggatcattggataatgcaattcaagactttttattggcttagccattatggtatatgagccaatattccgtaatctccaaatatggtaagcgtacgcgtcagcttaaatttaaaaaggagctaaaaaatttttccctcaagaaacaatggcggccggcgaaaatcgaTTCGCACcgttgttgaatgaaaaggaattcATTGAACTactagaaaacgcaacaccagggagcataaagaaagccacaaagtatggcgtgaaaatatttcatggtaaaaacttcaaaactttattttgacaatttaagcatccgagttagttgaagcaaaacaatgcaagttgagacaatttatacatttaaaaattatctgtacattgtaacatccggtttcttctcacaaaataaagtcgagaagatttgtgtaatatcttgggggcgtttttgataaaacaattattccactcgcgcttgttggatatatTTGAGATGACTGATAGCCTACGAggcgcgcctcgttggctatctatcatctcatatctaacgcgcgctcgtggaataattgttcatTAGTTTTAATCAAATGAtcaccggcatcacagaggaatttttcaggcctttcaaTTCGCTATTGCTTAAGTAGCATggcaaaactgcgaagatcattaacattaaaatagttttaattaaatttaatcTTAAAAGATGCCTCATCCTGTCTGGTTCTTCCTTTAAACAGACCAAGCTTATTcgttgaaacaaaaaaagactggcGAAGATGATTCAGGCACTGAAGATATCGAATATGAAAAGTGGAAACAAAGAATTATCGAATCTGCAACAAAAGCTTTATCAGCGGAAATGACATCCAAAGAAACCACGAACTCATAGTACGTACTACGGTCTTAAATTCGAGCCTTGGAGTTTAATTTAGAGGATTTTGCTATTTAACCCGTTGGGGCTGGtgtattgttgttgtttcattCGCTGAATTCTCTCGTTCAACCAGTGTCCAGCAGCAGCGATGTTCCCGCCTTTTTGCTGTCGCTCAACGTCGAAAGCTCAAAACTTAGCGCAGCGATTTTCCCGCCTTTTGCCATCTTCCAGTCGCCAAAAGTTCAAAGCTTCGATAATCACTTGCGCGACGATGCCTTGTTTGATCTAAAAGACCGTGCGTTCTCTTTTAATAATTCTCGAAACCATTTCCTAGTGCGAGTGATAATTAAATCAACGAGCTCGTTCAGACGttgcttttcttttggtttgGTATTTTGCAATCGCTGTTGCgccaattaacaattaacatAAGTCACTACTGTTTCCTTTAAATGATGCTCTAAACCATTTCTATAATTGTTcccaagaaaaaaatggaaatgtttCTATAATCCCTGTGGAAGTGATTATTAAATCAACTCACCCGCTCACTTTTTCCCACGCTCAGCGCCAGTTACAGACACCAATATTTGATTAAACACGACGAATTTGTCAGCATTATATGATCCTTATTATACTCGGTGGCCGACGAGAGCAAAAATAGCTGCTCTCCTTCTTAacttcagtttttattttactgacattATGTGTTTTACTAGTCTTTCAAACCCCCTACTAATTCATCAGACATTTCTTTCTGAAATTGTTTAACCTGCGATAATGTCACATTAGAGTAGCTTTGAATACTTCGTCGTCCTTATGCGTAAAGATCGGAAGTTCATCTCGTTTATAAATACCATTACAAATGGATGCTAACGCTTTTTACGACCCCGAATGTTAGCCTGTCCGAAGTGGAGCCCAAGGGACGTCAAAAGCTTCAACCAACCGTGGCAATCGATCGACGACAACGTTGTCAACTGCCACAGCATCATCAATGCGGTCTTCTCTCATAAGTTGTATACCTAAGGGTAACGACACGTTGCTGACTTCGGGCTGTGTCCCAAACATCTTTCCCAGGGCTCTCTCGAATATCGTCGCAAGGTCAAATCTCGATTTCTGCTGGCTACAAAATATGTCACCGTCTAGATTAAGACTGGGGGCTCCTTCGTCGTCCGCAGTTACAGCAATAACAACGAGATTCGCATTGAaactatttcttttattttactaattgaatttctctcttaagACTATTTGTCAAAATCTTCTGCGCAACCACTGAACGGGACACCTTTGAGCAGATTACTTAACTTTGGCCTTGATCCACTTGGAAAATTTGGCGATGTTAGTGTATACACCATAGTACCTCCCAGCGCAACCCCAGCCCCAGCTAGTAGTGCCCACGAGGTACCAGCGGTTGTTGTCCTTTTTACACACCAATGGACCTGTCAAATTAAtttcaagaagtaaaaaaattgaaacttggAAAAGGACAGAGGTATTTTGTGTTTTCCTCATGTAGCATGGGTGCTCACGTTTTACGTTTTTTATACAATGCGATTGGTGGAGGACGGTCGTGCTTTTGACTCTGTTTACTACATACAGGTCTGTTTCGTATAAAGCGAGAGCTCTACACTCATCAGCGCTTAATACAGAGCGCTACATTAAGCACTGTTGGAAGACAGACGCATAAATTACGTAACTGATAACTTTTTCATTTCGTTGTCATGTAAAACGAATAGATCATATCATGTCTCTTCAGTAATAGaacacagatgacgtcaaaatgtggcaaaaacaaaaaagtggcacacgagccgttaggcgactGTGTCAATGATGTTCTTACGGCAACACGGAATCCCTTTGTTAAATATGtatatttatttgttaaatatgtatatttatatacaGATATAAGTGGATTTTAAACTGGTTATTCTCGTTCCGTTGCTTGGTTATTGGCCATCCATGGGTGTTTGACGTTTGACTTTTCCTGTTTCTACGAAAGCGTAGGTTGGCTTTTTGATAAGTAGTTTGGAGATGGGAGGGATCTCATACGAATCATGTTCCAGTGACGACAAGGGGAAAAGGGGGCCTTACTAAGTTTTCGTGAGCTGTCGATTCAAATCAGTATTGCTAATCGATGTTGAAATCTCTCTTTCAAAGGGAGACTAAACttgtgcgaaatttttgttatggtaattggTTCGAAATTCATTGTGAGTGAagactgatattcataacaaaggcTTCGCTCACTTTGAAGTAGAGGGAACTCAGAAATGACCAATTGCTCGCATTACTGTGTAGACTCAACTTGACCAAATTGTAAACAGGTATGAATTTTGGGTTTGTCTGAAAACCTTAGTACAGCTGTATCACATCGAAGCAAACTCTCCGATGGTGCATTTCAGCTCAGGCTGCCATTTGTTTGCTTCACTTCGAATTAAATGTTTCCTGTTATTTACTCTGAAACCATTACCTCCGCTGTCCCCTTGACAAGCATCAACTCCTGCTCCTAGAATTCCAGCGCAAAGCATGTTGTTTGTAATACTAGCACTACCGTAATTCTTCTTGCAATCTTGAGATGAGACCAGTGGTACCTTAGCCTCTCTCAAAACTGCTGACATAGACCCGCCTTGGATTGTGCGACCCCAGCCTGTTATGTAACATGACGTTCCTGTGGAAGAAAGCACACATACAAGAAATTGTCACTTGGATATCCGTGGTTGTTGTTTCAAGGGCgtcaatagaccactttcataaatgacggtgtatttgtaatttctttgtatttactGGTGTGTTAAGTAGACATACGGGCCACATTTTGGTTTGAACATTCCTTTGAATTCTGCTCATGGCAGCGCGGTAataaaggcttattagcattaaaagaatatttaatttaAGCGCCATTATGAAAGAAGTTTATATCTTTTCGTTGAATGACTCAATTGTTTGACTCGCGCCTATCCTTTCGATAGTGTTAATTGCGTCCTGTGAAAAGCGGTTCTCAAACAATTTGTTTACTATCGGCTTTATCCCAGCTCAAACCTTGTTTCAATCAGCCCTGGTGTGAATGCAGGACTACCTGATTCTCAACAGAAACCTATTCGGGGATAACCCACGTGTCTTTCAAACGAGAACCAATGTTCAAAATTAGCCGGGCATTGTGTGCTTCATATAAATGAGCTATCCATACACAGAACTTTCCATGGGTTGAACGCCTCGGACCTGTATGAAACTAACGTTAGCAAAGGAGCTCGGAAAAAGTCACTGACATGGCAGGTTACTTCTTCATGAGAAGGCTCCACCAATTATGATGAAACTCCACAATGTATTTCACCCCTGAAAATCGTTAAAGAAGAAAGCGAAATTTACAGGGATGTTGAAAATGAATGCTTCACGAATGATTGGGCCCTCCACCTCATCAAACTGGAAGCCAGCGTACTTGAGAAAATTTTTTGATTGAGTCGTGTTTTCTTATGTACTCCCCCCATCTTGCATTGCCTAAAGCACTTTCATTCCCCTCCAAAGGAGCGTTCGTTACCTGGAGGAAAGTCGGAAGAAGTGTCTTGCAAGCAGGCTGGCCCCACGTGGTCATTCATTCTTGCGGGAGAGGCCAGCTCAATGATGGCCAAATCACTATCAAATGCGGCTCCCGTTTTATATGAGGGGTGTACGATGACAGAGGAGATATTGATGTCTTGTTCATGACCATCGATTTGGTCAAAATGATGCTCACCAAGCCGAACCTACCAGTGAAATCAGAACAGGATTAAGTGTCTGGTCGTTCTAGCGCTCGAGCACTAATAGGAGacattgtaaactgaaattaacaattaatgCAAACGAAATGTAGGTTTTCGAGGAaaagggaaaaccggagtacccggagaaaaacctctcgttGCAGATTGGAGAACCATCAAACTCAGCCAACATATGAAATATGTTGGACTCATTGTGCTATTAAGGGTTTGTTGTGTGGTAAATGCTTcgacttttaatcgtcttttcgTGAATTCTTCCAAGCAAAAAGTAGAAAAAGTTGCTTTTGGTCATTGTAGAGCTAGTCACTGGATTTGCGTTATGGACAAAAGAACGTTATGATCCGTGATGTGCTCAGCGCGTTACCTTGTAATTTGAAATGAATCTCTCTTCGCTAACCGACACACAGTGCGCAGCTGTAACCACGTGGAGTGCAGAAACTAGTGTCCCTCCACAGTCTTGCTTCTGACATGTCTTACACATGATAGCCACTTGCCAGGGCCATGTCCCTGGGGTGGAAGTCTTTCCACCTACTATTTCTCCAATGGCAAACACAGAACTGGACgaggttttggtttttcgtatccTACAGCGGACTGGTGGTGGAGTCGGGATTTGCTTTGGCGGAGCTGTGTAGCGAGAATATTTCACTCAGTCAGAGCACTTTTAAGCTGATTGGGGTGGTTATACAGGCTAAACATCACCCTTGTATTCATATCTCGGAAAACCCAACCCTTGGTactgttgaatagttaatttattatgcttcgtgtaagctttaggaatttgctggtacgtgatgcgttcaaggtggtccctcttgaattagccttgtctagttttttggtttgtcttttctgggtggtcctccttgagggtaccacgtctagtaatattccactatgatccaaagtccgatagagcgacaaaaccttgttataaataagtgcgTATAACTAGTTAGAGAGTTAGTTGGAGTTGAGACTAGAGGTAACAACAAGAGTTGTAAGTTGACgcaaatacaagtgatatcagtacgcagtgccggtgttgcttttaaagtaattcagagtcccgatACCTCTCGCTATAGCGGGCCAGCTCAACAGTACCTACAGGCCTTGAATTGAACTGGTCACTTTTGTAGCGATTGTAATAGTGAAATTAACAGGAACTTATTAGTTAACATGGAAAcgatattagagagatttagcttcgcgtttacggccaacgtcaaacggcaaacggcaggctgctgcttgtcgtaaaagcaagaaaatgatcttattctagcttatttctctgtttgtagtccttgctccatagctgtggctaacaggcaaaatataagctgaaaccaaataaatt belongs to Acropora muricata isolate sample 2 chromosome 9, ASM3666990v1, whole genome shotgun sequence and includes:
- the LOC136928420 gene encoding origin recognition complex subunit 6-like, encoding MEDEGLQKVSKRLGITSRDILEKAAEFQRLLEVRNCSLPLTSMAKPVICLEIAAHSSQVPVDKRVAIRLSGMNKKSYIDAFKIIECLLEQQKEFTISDLAVQFGCMEASNLGQRIYESYKKDVVQDLEEMSQSIFVGTALYTACRHQKIKIDKTKLLNALGAKRSTFDSLHKKMEKIIPSLESVEHNKKTSKRGHSLLDKVNEIVEDQAYSLKQKKTGEDDSGTEDIEYEKWKQRIIESATKALSAEMTSKETTNS
- the LOC136928830 gene encoding trypsin-like, which translates into the protein MGLSQDCTYMTSRTGAWFNAPCRHQLPFICKISPPKQIPTPPPVRCRIRKTKTSSSSVFAIGEIVGGKTSTPGTWPWQVAIMCKTCQKQDCGGTLVSALHVVTAAHCVSVSEERFISNYKVRLGEHHFDQIDGHEQDINISSVIVHPSYKTGAAFDSDLAIIELASPARMNDHVGPACLQDTSSDFPPGTSCYITGWGRTIQGGSMSAVLREAKVPLVSSQDCKKNYGSASITNNMLCAGILGAGVDACQGDSGGPLVCKKDNNRWYLVGTTSWGWGCAGRYYGVYTNIAKFSKWIKAKVK